In Musa acuminata AAA Group cultivar baxijiao chromosome BXJ3-9, Cavendish_Baxijiao_AAA, whole genome shotgun sequence, a single genomic region encodes these proteins:
- the LOC135648666 gene encoding cold-regulated 413 plasma membrane protein 2-like, whose product MTNEYLRMKTDYAPVGGDDLIQSDLKELGVAARKLANHALMVGGGLGVGTTFFKFLASFAAIYLLILDRTNWRTNMLTSLLIPYIFLSLPSVLFSLLRGEFGKWIAFIAVVLRLFFPRHFPDWLEMPGALILLLVVSPGFFAYTIRDGVVGVFICLAIGCYLLQEHIRASGGFRNSFTKSHGVSNSIGIILLLVYPIWRLVLHFL is encoded by the exons atgaCGAACGAATACCTGAGGATGAAGACGGACTACGCTCCCGTCGGCGGGGACGACCTGATCCAATCGGATCTGAAGGAGCTTGGGGTCGCCGCCAGGAAACTCGCCAACCACGCCCTCATGGTCGGCGGCGGGCTAGGCGTCGGCACCACCTTTTTCAAGTTCCTCGCTTCCTTCGCCGCCAT ATATCTGTTGATCCTTGATCGAACTAACTGGAGGACAAACATGTTGACTTCACTTTTAATTCCATATATCTTCTTGAGCCTGCCATCTGTACTATTTTCTTTACTGAG AGGGGAATTTGGAAAATGGATTGCGTTTATTGCTGTTGTCCTGCGCCTTTTCTTCCCTCGGCATTTCCCAG ACTGGTTGGAAATGCCTGGAGCATTGATCCTCCTCCTGGTGGTTTCTCCTGGATTTTTCGCTTACACAATAAGAGATGGCGTCGTCGGCGTCTTCATATGTCTGGCCATTGGCTGTTACCTCCTTCAGGAGCACATCCGGGCGTCGGGTGGCTTTAGAAACTCATTCACAAAGAGCCATGGCGTCTCAAACAGCATTGGCATCATTCTCCTTTTGGTTTACCCTATCTGGCGCTTGGTCCTGCATTTTCTGTAG
- the LOC135648792 gene encoding RING-H2 finger protein ATL65-like — MAFFRCFVPLPPTAEMTTMAAPPIAPSAAYEFAWGPSPVTTGGSEPNLPRITPDFSPPLIAMVAVVGTAFLIVLYARILSRQFRLLRRRWRRWRRRRRLLQSTAAASDLESPPPFGGAASFGSSSDLFLSPYGLDDAAIKALPVSLFSRAKAKQLAVTNRECAVCLLEFEDDDTLRTLPLCAHAFHMDCIDVWLRSHATCPLCRAAVLRHEAIFAPMRAARIRPSLDDILLVDPPPDPGGVAILPDPDPDPEITPAAASPLHTEDHFGPRDFLLKRSYSFGFERSLAAERMVLEASTASPWRYRQHRGGFWSKRWPSPFGGSYSASRAPRVFSFRSYRGAAAAATLAKSPAFFKRRGFFPLSSEPSGRLSTGAGPSSRRSRSMTSPSSLLLRPTASSSLAFSSSRIRCGDPEALLSPDRLK; from the coding sequence ATGGCCTTCTTCCGCTGCTTTGTTCCGCTTCCTCCCACCGCCGAGATGACAACGATGGCGGCGCCGCCCATCGCACCGTCTGCGGCATACGAGTTCGCGTGGGGGCCGTCCCCAGTCACCACCGGCGGCAGCGAGCCAAACCTGCCACGGATCACTCCCGACTTCAGCCCACCGCTCATCGCGATGGTGGCCGTCGTCGGCACCGCCTTCCTCATCGTCCTCTACGCCCGGATCCTCTCTCGACAGTTCCGCCTCCTCCGCCGTCGCTGGCGCCGATGGCGCCGGCGACGGCGGCTTCTTCAGTCCACGGCCGCAGCGTCCGACCTGGAGTCCCCTCCGCCCTTCGGCGGCGCCGCGTCCTTCGGTTCATCCTCGGACTTGTTCCTCTCACCCTACGGCCTCGACGACGCGGCCATTAAGGCCCTGCCCGTGTCCCTCTTCTCACGGGCCAAGGCCAAGCAGCTGGCCGTCACGAACCGCGAGTGCGCGGTGTGCTTGTTGGAGTTCGAGGACGACGACACGCTCCGCACGCTGCCCCTGTGCGCACACGCCTTCCACATGGACTGCATCGACGTGTGGCTCCGCTCCCACGCTACCTGCCCCCTCTGTCGCGCCGCCGTGCTCCGCCACGAGGCTATTTTCGCCCCTATGCGCGCCGCCCGGATCCGCCCCAGTCTCGACGACATCCTCCTCGTGGACCCACCGCCGGACCCCGGCGGCGTGGCGATACTTCCGGACCCCGACCCGGACCCGGAGATTACACCTGCGGCAGCGTCCCCGCTTCACACCGAGGACCACTTCGGCCCGCGGGACTTCCTCCTTAAGCGCTCCTACTCGTTCGGCTTCGAGCGGAGCCTGGCCGCGGAGCGCATGGTGCTGGAAGCGTCGACGGCGTCGCCATGGCGGTACCGCCAGCACCGGGGGGGCTTCTGGAGCAAGCGCTGGCCATCGCCGTTCGGGGGATCCTACTCCGCGTCGCGAGCACCGCGCGTCTTCTCCTTCCGCTCCTACCGCGGCGCCGCAGCCGCCGCAACCCTGGCCAAGTCCCCGGCCTTCTTCAAGCGTCGCGGTTTCTTCCCACTCTCGTCGGAGCCGAGCGGGCGGCTGAGCACCGGCGCTGGACCATCATCTCGCCGGAGCCGATCGATGACGAGTCCATCCTCCCTCCTCCTGCGCCCGACGGCGTCATCCTCCCTGGCTTTCTCCTCGAGCCGGATCCGGTGCGGGGACCCGGAGGCGCTGTTGTCCCCGGACCGGTTGAAGTAA
- the LOC103997506 gene encoding transcription factor bHLH74-like produces the protein MYRNEASALENAAEDFLDTDWGPFSSLDQNVWLKETAGVFSHGGVPETTEIGASHDGTEQIARCSSFGTEKLPDMLGSIRTPSAASSEHQTRSRCTQKRRKEMSDWFALSPQSSFDATQNANTEWHKDVPVDIVNSATKKDESKEYDYEQNVDANSYNLDAKLAEESHQIVGVTKEDHVRSRAKRGQATNSHSLAERVRRERISERMRFLQNLVPGCGKITGKAVMLDEIINYVKSLQQQVEFLSMKLAAVHPEINLNVEQSLLKDCGSPAAPGYCSRLSTYQSNGWGSTPTGMIYPLAHNSGTSISQIPSMAQASILWDAELHNVLHMHFNSDPPSRTQ, from the exons ATGTACAGAAACGAAGCTTCTGCACTGGAAAATGCTGCTGAAGATTTTCTTGATACTGACTGGGGTCCCTTTTCATCACTGGATCAAAATGTATGGCTGAAAGAGACAGCTGGTGTTTTCTCTCATGGAGGTGTCCCAGAGACCACAGAGATCGGTGCTTCTCATGATGGGACTGAGCAAATTGCAAGGTGTTCATCCTTTGGCACTGAGAAGCTCCCTGACATGCTTGGTTCCATCCGGACTCCATCTGCTGCAAGCAGTGAGCATCAAACCAGGAGCAGGTGTACACAGAAGAGAAGGAAGGAGATGTCGGATTGGTTTGCTCTAAGTCCACAATCCTCATTTGATGCAACTCAA AATGCCAATACTGAATGGCACAAAGATGTTCCAGTTGACATTGTAAATAGTGCAACTAAGAAAGATGAGAGCAAGGAATATGACTATGAGCAAAATGTAGATGCCAACTCCTATAATCTCGATGCTAAACTTGCCGAGGAGTCCCACCAGATTGTTGGTGTGACCAAAGAAGATCATGTTCGCTCTCGAGCCAAGCGGGGTCAAGCCACAAATAGTCACAGTCTTGCAGAAAGA GTTCGTAGGGAAAGGATTAGTGAAAGGATGAGGTTTCTTCAAAATCTTGTTCCAGGGTGCGGTAAG ATTACTGGTAAAGCAGTAATGCTTGATGAAATTATCAACTATGTCAAGTCACTCCAACAGCAAGTTGAG TTCCTGTCGATGAAGCTTGCAGCGGTTCATCCAGAAATTAATTTGAATGTGGAGCAGAGTCTTCTGAAAGAT TGTGGAAGTCCAGCTGCTCCTGGGTACTGTTCAAGATTAAGCACCTACCAGTCTAATGGATGGGGAAGCACACCGACAGGAATGATCTACCCACTTGCACACAATTCAGGGACTAGCATCTCTCAGATTCCCTCCATGGCTCAG GCATCAATTCTGTGGGATGCTGAGCTCCACAATGTTCTCCATATGCACTTCAATTCAGATCCCCCATCCAGAACCCAATAG
- the LOC135648412 gene encoding uncharacterized protein LOC135648412 isoform X2: MEKLRLDLMKEAEAVCTEDDELYEEIEAPKFVDFTVPDRFRPDDRSWFCTRVGCDQTHEEVDPEALYRTFLLRVMAARSPNVRHRKALGRPASSLIPRCPQSAPAKSSKSRITRLSTMIAVPESTAKSKLKDHPISSLRSTPSRDKAKPQHCPMKEALTEPRRQRCLTNREGFRSVRHQKEPVPVVKNKAVVRSLFDDTTKERPLRTTTPSKSTAPPVSEDRPETRKLKVGSRMKNVPSRYLCIPKTPMSSKRAEDSAKSLNRAKETKVSTKLKTEPSSKICDPSEHQEISRDGSSDMETDGKLSNLCVAATNVEEPLPSLVAGLESLQLAKADSTSLHSSTMENCEKVTENEVPLPHASSKRSASEAGNEENSTELDDNKENASDTNKGRDASEDFKSAASENVPPKVLRPQINSSDRVGKHKRTTNPKPFRLRIDERGILKEANQERRLRIEAQAQKQAESTLRTKALVGKEKIAEKPQSRLLKVASSKQTLEDGSVTALRKAPVSQTGRENCKTTSPAVTTLKGKRPAATVAREPNFHRIHLPKGCSKRVEVQQS; the protein is encoded by the exons ATGGAGAAGCTCCGGTTGGATCTGATGAAGGAAGCAGAAGCCGTCTGCACTGAGGACGACGAACTGTACGAGGAGATCGAGGCCCCCAAGTTCGTCGATTTCACCGTCCCCGACCGATTCCGGCCGGACGACCGCTCCTGGTTCTGCACCCGCGTCG GTTGTGATCAGACTCACGAGGAAGTTGATCCTGAAGCTCTGTACAGAACCTTTCTGCTTCGG GTCATGGCGGCAAGAAGCCCCAATGTGCGACATCGAAAAGCATTAGGTCGACCAGCTTCAAG TTTAATCCCGAGATGTCCTCAATCTGCTCCCGCAAAGTCCTCCAAGAGTAGGATTACGAGATTGAGCACTATGATTGCAGTCCCAGAAAGCACGGCAAAGTCAAAACTGAAGGACCATCCAATCTCGAGcttgagatcaaccccaagccgaGACAAGGCAAAACCGCAGCATTGCCCGATGAAGGAGGCATTAACAGAGCCAAGAAGGCAAAGGTGTCTCACCAACCGAGAGGGATTTCGGAGCGTGAGGCATCAAAAGGAACCAGTTCCTGTGGTGAAGAATAAGGCCGTGGTGAGGTCTCTATTTGACGATACAACCAAGGAAAGGCCTCTGAGGACGACTACTCCATCCAAGTCCACTGCTCCCCCTGTATCAGAGGATCGTCCCGAGACGAGAAAGCTTAAAGTAGGCAGTCGTATGAAGAACGTGCCCAGCAGGTATCTCTGCATACCGAAAACTCCAATGAGTTCTAAGAGAGCTGAAGATTCTGCAAAGAGTTTGAATAGAGCTAAAGAAACTAAAGTTAGTACAAAGTTGAAAACCGAGCCCTCTTCGAAGATATGTGATCCGTCAGAGCATCAAGAAATCAGCCGTGACGGCTCAAGTGACATGGAAACTGATGGAAAATTGAGCAACCTCTGTGTCGCAGCAACTAATGTTGAAGAGCCTCTTCCATCTCTGGTTGCGGGATTAGAGTCTCTGCAATTAGCTAAAGCGGACTCCACAAGCTTGCATAGCTCAACAATGGAGAATTGCGAGAAAGTTACAGAGAATGAGGTTCCTCTGCCTCATGCTTCCAGCAAAAGATCAGCTAGCGAGGCAGGAAATGAAGAAAATTCTACTGAGTTGGATGATAATAAGGAAAATGCTTCAGACACCAACAAAGGAAG GGATGCGAGCGAGGACTTTAAGTCTGCAGCTAGTGAGAATGTTCCCCCAAAG GTACTTCGACCTCAAATCAACTCCTCTGATAGAGTAGGAAAGCATAAGAGAACGACAAACCCGAAGCCTTTTAGACTTAGAATTGAT GAAAGGGGAATTCTTAAGGAAGCAAATCAGGAGAGAAGGCTTCGGATTGAAGCTCAAGCTCAGAAGCAAGCTGAATCGACTCTCAGAACGAAG GCATTAGTTGGCAAAGAGAAAATAGCCGAaaaacctcagagcaggcttctcAAGGTGGCATCATCGAAGCAAACACTCGAGGATGGAAG TGTGACAGCACTGAGGAAAGCACCAGTTTCACAAACAGGAAGAGAAAACTGCAAGACCACAAGTCCTGCAGTCACGACGTTGAAGGGGAAAAGGCCAGCAGCAACAGTCGCAAGAGAGCCAAACTTCCACAGGATCCATCTACCAAAGGGTTGCTCCAAAAGGGTAGAGGTACAGCAGAGCTGA
- the LOC135648412 gene encoding uncharacterized protein LOC135648412 isoform X1 codes for MEKLRLDLMKEAEAVCTEDDELYEEIEAPKFVDFTVPDRFRPDDRSWFCTRVGCDQTHEEVDPEALYRTFLLRVMAARSPNVRHRKALGRPASSLIPRCPQSAPAKSSKSRITRLSTMIAVPESTAKSKLKDHPISSLRSTPSRDKAKPQHCPMKEALTEPRRQRCLTNREGFRSVRHQKEPVPVVKNKAVVRSLFDDTTKERPLRTTTPSKSTAPPVSEDRPETRKLKVGSRMKNVPSRYLCIPKTPMSSKRAEDSAKSLNRAKETKVSTKLKTEPSSKICDPSEHQEISRDGSSDMETDGKLSNLCVAATNVEEPLPSLVAGLESLQLAKADSTSLHSSTMENCEKVTENEVPLPHASSKRSASEAGNEENSTELDDNKENASDTNKGRVLNSNAKRDASEDFKSAASENVPPKVLRPQINSSDRVGKHKRTTNPKPFRLRIDERGILKEANQERRLRIEAQAQKQAESTLRTKALVGKEKIAEKPQSRLLKVASSKQTLEDGSVTALRKAPVSQTGRENCKTTSPAVTTLKGKRPAATVAREPNFHRIHLPKGCSKRVEVQQS; via the exons ATGGAGAAGCTCCGGTTGGATCTGATGAAGGAAGCAGAAGCCGTCTGCACTGAGGACGACGAACTGTACGAGGAGATCGAGGCCCCCAAGTTCGTCGATTTCACCGTCCCCGACCGATTCCGGCCGGACGACCGCTCCTGGTTCTGCACCCGCGTCG GTTGTGATCAGACTCACGAGGAAGTTGATCCTGAAGCTCTGTACAGAACCTTTCTGCTTCGG GTCATGGCGGCAAGAAGCCCCAATGTGCGACATCGAAAAGCATTAGGTCGACCAGCTTCAAG TTTAATCCCGAGATGTCCTCAATCTGCTCCCGCAAAGTCCTCCAAGAGTAGGATTACGAGATTGAGCACTATGATTGCAGTCCCAGAAAGCACGGCAAAGTCAAAACTGAAGGACCATCCAATCTCGAGcttgagatcaaccccaagccgaGACAAGGCAAAACCGCAGCATTGCCCGATGAAGGAGGCATTAACAGAGCCAAGAAGGCAAAGGTGTCTCACCAACCGAGAGGGATTTCGGAGCGTGAGGCATCAAAAGGAACCAGTTCCTGTGGTGAAGAATAAGGCCGTGGTGAGGTCTCTATTTGACGATACAACCAAGGAAAGGCCTCTGAGGACGACTACTCCATCCAAGTCCACTGCTCCCCCTGTATCAGAGGATCGTCCCGAGACGAGAAAGCTTAAAGTAGGCAGTCGTATGAAGAACGTGCCCAGCAGGTATCTCTGCATACCGAAAACTCCAATGAGTTCTAAGAGAGCTGAAGATTCTGCAAAGAGTTTGAATAGAGCTAAAGAAACTAAAGTTAGTACAAAGTTGAAAACCGAGCCCTCTTCGAAGATATGTGATCCGTCAGAGCATCAAGAAATCAGCCGTGACGGCTCAAGTGACATGGAAACTGATGGAAAATTGAGCAACCTCTGTGTCGCAGCAACTAATGTTGAAGAGCCTCTTCCATCTCTGGTTGCGGGATTAGAGTCTCTGCAATTAGCTAAAGCGGACTCCACAAGCTTGCATAGCTCAACAATGGAGAATTGCGAGAAAGTTACAGAGAATGAGGTTCCTCTGCCTCATGCTTCCAGCAAAAGATCAGCTAGCGAGGCAGGAAATGAAGAAAATTCTACTGAGTTGGATGATAATAAGGAAAATGCTTCAGACACCAACAAAGGAAG AGTTCTGAATTCAAATGCCAAAAGGGATGCGAGCGAGGACTTTAAGTCTGCAGCTAGTGAGAATGTTCCCCCAAAG GTACTTCGACCTCAAATCAACTCCTCTGATAGAGTAGGAAAGCATAAGAGAACGACAAACCCGAAGCCTTTTAGACTTAGAATTGAT GAAAGGGGAATTCTTAAGGAAGCAAATCAGGAGAGAAGGCTTCGGATTGAAGCTCAAGCTCAGAAGCAAGCTGAATCGACTCTCAGAACGAAG GCATTAGTTGGCAAAGAGAAAATAGCCGAaaaacctcagagcaggcttctcAAGGTGGCATCATCGAAGCAAACACTCGAGGATGGAAG TGTGACAGCACTGAGGAAAGCACCAGTTTCACAAACAGGAAGAGAAAACTGCAAGACCACAAGTCCTGCAGTCACGACGTTGAAGGGGAAAAGGCCAGCAGCAACAGTCGCAAGAGAGCCAAACTTCCACAGGATCCATCTACCAAAGGGTTGCTCCAAAAGGGTAGAGGTACAGCAGAGCTGA
- the LOC103997338 gene encoding transcription repressor MYB6: MGRAPCCDKANVKKGPWSPDEDALLRSYVEKHGTGGNWITLPQKIGLKRCGKSCRLRWLNYLRPDIKHGGFSEDEDNLICSLYISIGSRWSIIAAHLPGRTDNDIKNYWNTKLKKKLFGKQRTDRRQCRSIGSAKQESDRFDYGGLGIVIDGVGQNDFWTSTSIRELHGEVGERSSSDGVSYQSPLVAPSSPLPQPLREDSASLASSSLPGVSTDLDELFQFDLVKLEGLDFFNGFEGLKNSNEVSPLVCPSVVQAHNEVLQW, translated from the exons ATGGGACGAGCCCCATGCTGTGACAAGGCCAACGTGAAGAAAGGACCATGGTCTCCCGACGAGGACGCCTTGCTCAGGTCCTACGTCGAGAAGCACGGCACCGGCGGCAACTGGATCACCCTCCCCCAAAAGATCG GCCTCAAACGCTGCGGCAAGAGCTGCCGCCTCCGGTGGCTGAACTACCTCCGACCCGACATAAAGCACGGAGGGTTCTCCGAAGACGAGGATAACCTGATCTGCAGCCTCTACATCAGCATCGGTAGCAG GTGGTCGATCATTGCTGCACATTTGCCTGGACGGACCGACAACgatatcaagaactactggaacacgaAGCTGAAGAAGAAGCTTTTCGGCAAGCAGCGCACCGACCGTCGGCAGTGCCGAAGCATCGGTAGCGCGAAGCAAGAATCCGACAGATTCGACTACGGAGGCCTTGGCATCGTCATCGATGGTGTGGGCCAGAATGATTTCTGGACTTCGACAAGCATCAGAGAGCTGCACGGCGAGGTTGGAGAGAGGTCTTCTAGCGATGGAGTGAGCTACCAGAGTCCTCTTGTTGCTCCTTCATCGCCGCTCCCGCAGCCTCTCCGTGAGGACTCTGCTTCGTTGGCGTCCTCCTCGCTGCCGGGCGTTTCAACTGATCTCGACGAACTGTTCCAGTTCGATTTGGTCAAGCTCGAAGGATTGGATTTCTTCAATGGATTTGAAGGCTTGAAGAACTCGAATGAGGTGAGCCCTTTGGTGTGCCCGAGTGTAGTCCAGGCTCACAATGAAGTGCTACAGTGGTAG